The Deltaproteobacteria bacterium genome includes the window GTTTTCGGCCACGGCCTTCAAGGCGGACTGGCCATCATGGGTGACGCGGGCGTCGATACCCCGCAATTCCAGGCGTTCGGCCAGGGTGGTGATGAAATCCACCTCGTCGTCCACGAGCAGTACGTTCCAATCCTTGGTGTCCATGTTATCCTTCCTGGGAGTTCTTGGGGAGCAGGATGGTGATCGTGGTCCCCTCGTTCAGCTTGCTTGTGACCTCGATTTCTCCGCCCAGCCGCTTGATGATGCCGTAGGTGATGGACATGCCCAGGCCCGTGCCCTTTTCCTTCTTGGTGGAGAAAAAGGGCTCGAACATGTGCTTGCGGGTTTCCTCGCTCATGCCGCAGCCGTTGTCCTCGACCGAGACGGCGATGTAGCCTCCGTCCATGTCGCGGGAGGACAGGACGATCCGGCCGCCATCGTTGACGGCGGCCAGGGCGTTGTTGAGAATGTTCAGGAAAACCTGTTGGATCTGACCGTGGTCCGAGGGGATCATGGGCAGGTTCTCGGCCAATTCGGTCCGCACTTCGACATTGCGGTACTGGGCCTCGCGTTCCAGGAAGCCCAGGGTCTCGATGAGGACGGTGTTCACGTCCAGGGCTTCGATTTTCACGTCCATGCGCTTGGCGAAGCCGAGCATGCGGTGGGTGATGCTCTTGCAGCGGTCCACGGAGCGCAGAATGGCGTCGATCTGCTTCTCGAACCGGGCCTTGTCCGGAAAGTCCGCGTGGAGGTTGAGCAGGTCGCGCATGAGGCCGGTTTTTTCGTTGATGATGGCCAGGGGATTGTTGATTTCGTGGGCCACGCCGGCGGCCAGACGGCCGATGGAGGACAGCTTTTGCGAGTGTTCCATCTGATGAATCGCCCCCAGGCGCTGTTCGTCGCTTTCCTGCAACCGCTTGATCAGGGTGCCGGTCAGACGGGACACGGCCGTGAAGATGGCGACGACGCTGGTCAGGAAAATGACGAGCAGATCGGCGCGGATGGCGTACCAGGTGCTCAAGACCGACGGCTTGGGCTTGATGCCGACCAAGACGAAATCCGAGTTGGCCACGGCGGCCGAAGCCAGAAAGATATCGTCGCCGTTGTTGTCCTGGATGACACGGACATTGGATTCAAGGTTGATGGAGGGCAGGGCGAAGGGCAGGGCGCTTAAAATTTTGCCGTGGAGGTGGGATTCGGTCTGGAGCACTCCGGCCCGGTTGATCAGGAATGCGTCGCTGCCCGGCTCCAAGCCCATGGCCGAGATGATGCGGTCGAAATGCATGGTGTCCAGGGTGGCGCGCAGGGTCCAGGACCGTCCGCTTTCGGCGACATGGCGCACGGCGATGGCCACGTGGGGAAATTTGCGGAAACCAAGAAAGACGTCGCTGACATAGGTCCCCTTGAATTGCACCTGTTGGAACCAGATCTGCTCCGAATAATTGCGGCCCTTGAGGTCATAGGGGCCGGAATAGCTGAGTTGGTTGCCCTTGTCGTCGATGAGGCCCAGGTCCACGAAACCTGGAAATTCGCGGCGCATGACTTGGAAGATCCGGGCCAGGTTGGCGTCGTCGGACAGCTCCTCGAAGCTGTAGGCCGAGGCGATGAAGCTCACGGCCGACGTCCGTTCGGTCAGGAAGAGTTCAAAGGAATGCTTGGCCTTGCCGACCAGGGCCCGGAGCGGTGCCTGGATCTCGGCGGCCAGGGAGGTCTGGTGCTCGTAGTAGTTGATCCCGGCCAGGGCCAGCAGCGGCAGGATGGTCACCAGGGCCATGAGGAACACGATTTTGCGCCGCAAAACCTGGTAAAGATCGCCGGTGGCCATGTCGTCCCGGACATCGGCGGTGTCGTTGGCGAGGGGGGATGTCTGGTCGTTCATGCCAACTCCCCGAAGCGCGGATAAAGGATGTCGCCCTCGTGCAGGGTATTGACGGTCAGCCGAGGCAGGACCTCGTCCAGGGGGCCGGCCACGAAGTCAATGATTTCGATCCGCTTGAGGCGCAGGTAATGGTAGTACTCGTCCTCGATGGCGCCACAGACGATGGTCCCGATATCCCGGGAGAGAGCCAAATCGCACAGCTCGTCTCCCGAGGCGCGGGCCAGGAGAAAGGATTTGCGGCGCATGATGTCCCCGCTTTCGGTGATGGTCATGAGCAGTGCCTCGGTGGCCATATCGAAGCGGGGCGCGATTTCGTCCTTGGCGATGGTGATGAGTACGCGGCGGTCCATGGCGAAAACTCCTATCCGTTTTTTCGGGGGGATTTACGCCCTGCCTGGGTGCGCGGGGTTGGTCCAGCGTCCCGCAGGCCGGGCAGGTGCCCTGGCAGATGCTCGACGAGGATGGTGTCCCCGGTGCAGACCATGACCGCGAATTCCATGATATTCTTGAGTTCCCGCACGTTTCCGGGAAAGTCATGGGCGCAGACCAGGCTCAGGGCGTCTGGGCTGATGCCGATGATACTCTTTTTGAATCGGGCCGCATAGTGATTCAGAAAGTGGTGGAGCAAAAAGCCCAGATCCTCCCCTCTGTCCTTGAGCCGGGGCAGGTGCAGGCGGATGGCCGAGATGCGGTGGAAAAGATCCTCGCGCAGGCGGCCATCGCGGACCAGTTTTTCCGGGGATTCGGTGGAGGACAGCATGAGGCGCGCGGCCACCCGCGTCGGCCGCGTCGCGCCCACCGGCGCGATGGTGCCCTCGTCCAGAAATCGAACCAGACGCGCTTGTTGGGCCGGGGGAAGGTCCGCGATCTCCGAGAGGTACAGCGAGCCTCCCTGGGCCTGTTGGAACCGGCCTGGCTTGATTTCTTCCGAGCCGTCGATGGCGCGCCCGAAGAGCTCGGCGTCGAGCATTTCCGACGGCATGGGACCGCAGCTGAAGCGGACAAAGGGCTCCCGCGACCGGGGCGAGGCCTTGTGAATGGATTCGGCCAGGAGATCCTTGCCGGTGCCGGTTTCGCCGGTGATGAGCACGGGGGCGTCGTGCTGGGCGATGACCGGCACCAACCGGAGGAGCTTTTCCATGGCCTGGCCGCGGCCGATGATCTGACCCGGCCCCGATGTTTGGGACAGACGGGCTTCCAGTTCCCGCAGGGTGGTCAGATCCTCGACCACGTCCAGAATGCAGACCGGATTGTTCTTGCCGTCGACAACACGAACCGGGGTGATGCGGACCGGGATCTTGCGGCGATGACGGTTGATGCAATCGGTTTCGATGCCGGTGTCCGGCAGTTTTTCGGCCCGATGCGGGCAGTTGTGCACGCACGCCCGGCTGTGCAGAACATGCTGGCAGGGCAGGCCGCGAACCTCGTCCCGGGAAAAGCCGGTCAGGGCTTCCAGGGCCTTGTTGAGCATGAGCACATGTCCCTCGCCGTCGAGCAGCGCCACGCCCATGGGCAGGCCGTCGAGCAGAGCCGGTATGTTCGGGCAGTCGGCACCGATGAGTTCTTCAAGCCGCTTCACCACGGACGTGCTCCTTAGTGACCGCCGCTGCCAAAGATGCCCGATGCCGCCACGCAAAGCACGATGACTTCGAGTGCCGCGATGATGGCAAAGGGCAGGTCTTTCTTTTTGAGATAGGCAAATACGAGCGGGATGTAGGCGACGACGGTCAAGCTGGCCAGGAGCGCGATGCCCACGAAGTTGAGGAAATCACCTTTGGACAGCAGGGTCGCCCAACCCCAGCCGACGGGCACATTGTTTTTCGAGAGATATTCCTGCACGGGATGGGACCATGATTGGGTGACGATTTCCGTGGGAACGTAAGGGGCCAGGATGCCAAAAACATAGAGGCAATACGTGATCAGCATGAGCGCGAGCCCGCTCCAACACCCATAGAAGAGGATATTGGCGTAGGCGACCTGTTCCGCGGGGGCATTTGTGTCCGATCTGTTCATAGCGGTACTCCTTGAATTCTGATAAAGTTAGAAACCCAGTCCCTTGAGCAGGGCCTTGCCGCCCGAGAAGGCCAGCACGCCGATGACCATGTAGCGGATAAAGGTCGGCTTGGCCTTGGCCAGCAGCCGGACGCCGACAAAGGAGCCCATCATGAGGCCGATGATGGAGGGAATGGCCATGAGCGGGATGACGCAGCCCTGATTGAGGTACACCCAGGCGGCGGAAGTGTCGGTGATGGACAGCAGGAACTTGCTGGTGCCCACGGCAACCTTGAGCGGGGCGCCCATGAGCAGGTTTAGGACGGGTACGTTGGCCCACCCCGCTCCCAGTCCGAACATACCGGCCATCAAGCCGATGATGACGAACAGCATCAGGCCGGGGATGGTGCGATGGGTCTTCCATTCGATGACTTCACCGGTGGCGGGTTCGATATACGCGCCGTTCATGCCCAGGGCCAGACTCAGAGCGTCCTGTTTGGCGACAACGGGACGGGCCGTGTTCTTGGATGTCAGGAGCAGCCCCGCGATGAAGATGATGGTGCCGCCCAAGCAGATCTGAATGACATCGGCGGGCAGGGCCAAGCCAAGGAAGGCTCCCACGATGGAACAGATCGAGGCGATCAGTGCCACGGGCAGGGCCAGGCGCAGGCTGGCCAGATTGCGCTTGAGCAGGCCCGGGCCGGCGGCCAGGGCTCCGGCCAGGGCCACCAGCAATCCGGTGCCACGGACGAAGTCCAGGTGGAAAGGAAAGAATCCGCTGACGAGGGGTACGAATAAAACCGCGCCGCCAACTCCGGCCAGCACGGCGATGATGCCCATGACAAAACAGAAAAAAAGCAAAATGGTGGGCCAGGCCCACCAGGGCATGGTCGATGAGCCACCAGTTGCCTCGGCCATCTGTTTGGCTGCCTCCTGGGCGATGTTGGTGTCGTTGTTTGCCCAAGCCAGGGTGGCCACCAGGAGAACCGCCAATCCGGCCCCTCCAAGAATCCGCATCCATGTCGTATTCAGTTTCATTCGAGTTTCGCTCCCAGTTCCTTTGCACGTTGCCGTGGAGTTTGGTTTCAGCCTTGCGATGCACAGCGCATCCCTAACGATGGGCATTTAAAGGCAAGTACCGTGCCAGATGCAAGGCACGGTGAATCGCGGATTGACGGCGCATGGCTGGTTGCGTAATCGGCAAATTGTTGCCGGTTCCGGCAAGATAGTGCCTTTTTTCTCAAAGTCTGGCGCGGATGTGGTCCGGAGCCGGGCGGCAATGGATGGATCATGCCGGGCAAGGGGCGGGAGTCGGTTGATGACGGAAAAAGACGGCGTGCGGACTGGCCGGAAAAAGACCGGCAAAAAAATTCCCAATGTTCCAGAAGAACGGGAAATCGAGGTCCTGGAGCTGGGCACCGAGGACGGTCTTGGAAAATTTGTTTTTCAGTCCAAGGCTATGCGTGATTTATACCGTCTGGCCATGCAGGTCGCCGGCGCCGACGCGACTATTCTGGTCTACGGCGAATCCGGTACCGGCAAGGAGCTGTTCGCCCGCTTGGTGCACCAGTTGTCCGGCCGGCGGACCCGTCCCTTCGTGCCCGTCAACTGTGGCGTGCTCAAGGGCGAGCTGTTCGCGGACAAGTTTTTCGGCCACGAGGCCGGCGCGTTTACCGGCGCCCAGCGGCCGCGCAAGGGCAGTTTCGAACTGGCCGCCGACGGCACCCTGTTTTTGGATGAAGTGGGCGAGATTCCGCCGCCCAACCAGGTCGATTTCCTGCGGGTGCTGGAGGAAAAGACCTTTCGCCGCCTGGGCGGGGAAAAGACGTTGTCCTTCGCCGCCCGCATCGTGGCCGCGACCAACCGGTTGCTGCCCAAAATGGTCGGCGCCGGGGAATTTCGGGCCGATCTGTATTACCGCCTGAACGTGGTCCCCGTGACCCTGCCGCCCCTGCGCGAACGGCCCGACGACATCCCTCCCCTGGCCGAGTATTTTCTGGCCATGTATCGCCATCGCTACCACAAGCCCGATGTCCATCTGGCTCCGGCCACCCTGGGCGCCCTGTGCGAGTATCCCTGGCCCGGCAACGTGCGCGAACTGCGCAACCTGACCGAGCGCCTGGTTCTTCTTTCCGCCGAACCCTGTATCGAACCCTCCCATTTGCCCCTGGAGATGCGCCTGGCCACGGGCCTTCCCACCACGGACAGCCAGCGTGGCGTCATGACCTTGGCGGCGGCCGCGCGTCAGGCCGAAGTGGCGGCCATTGTCCGCGCCTGGAACGAGGCCGAGGGCAGCAAGGCCAGACTGGCCGAACTGCTGGGCGTCAGCCCCCGGACCCTGCGGTACAAACTGGCCGAGTACGAGCTTAAGCTGGTCTGAATTCCGGCCCTGGATTCGTTGCGGCAAAATTTTGCCGCGCACTGTCCGGGCATGGTCGCGCGGGTTTTCGAGTGACACAAAATCTGAATTGATAACATAAAGAAAATATACTAAGGGCTTCGGTCAGCGAATTTTGTGACTCTTTCAGTCGATCGAGATGTGTCCCGCGTTTTTTTCAGACCAAACGACGTGGGTAGGGAGTGCTGGTGTTTGCTGTCCCCGATCCAATCAACCTTGACGAGCCGGAGCATGAACTCTGCCATGGGCCCTTGCCGCCCGTGCCCGATTGGTCCGGTTTGATCGACGCGCCGGAGAACGGTCGTGGGTCGTGGCGTTTTCCGTGCGCCGGCCTGTCGCTGATGCTGCACGCCGGACTCGTTGTCCTGGCTCTTTCCATGGCCCTGGCCAGGCCCATGCCCCGGCCGGCGGTTCGTATTTCCCTGCTTCCCCCGATCAACGCCCCTGGTGGGAACGTGGCACCACCTGCCGTTGTTCCGGCGCGGATCGCGTCGACCGCCCCGGTTCCGCCCGTTCCGGCCACCCCGACGGCGCCCAGGCCGGCTGTCCGCTCCGCGCTGGCGCCGGAGAAACGCTCCGCGCCAAAATCAGCCCGGCGCGTGAATCGCTCCGGGCCAGTCCGGATCGCGCCCAGGGAAACACCCACGCCCGCGCGGTCCACGTCCGTCACGCCTGCCCCGTCCACGCCCGACGTTTTCGCGACGCCTTCGCCGGGAATCGCGTCCCAAGGTCGGAATCCGGTCGGGGATGGTTCCGTGGCCTCGGTCCCGCCTCGCGTTACGGACCACGGATCGTCTGGCGGGAGTCGTCCCGGCGAGATCGGGACGGGACCCGTCCAGGCCAATTTTGGCGAGGCCGACGGCCCGCGCTTCGTGCGCCGCGTCTTGCCCGAATATCCAGCACTGGCCCGGCGCAAGGGGCGGGAAGGGCGTGTCGTGCTGCGGGTGACCATCGGAAGCGAGGGCGAGCTCAAGGATGTCCGGATCGTGGAGGGCGGCGGGCATGGCTTCGCGGATGCGGCCCTGGCCGCCGTTCGGGCGTCGAGCTATGCGCCGGCACGGCGGAACGGGCATCGCGTGGAGTGCTCGGCGTTGCTGCCCATTCGTTTTTCCTTGAAGAGTTGAGATGTTGTCTTTTGGTGGCCGATTATTTTCGCACACCCGGAAACCGAGGGAGGAGCGCATGCCGCGCACGATGCTGTGTCTGTTTTTGCTGATTCTGGCTCCGGTTCTGGCCCAGGCCCGGACCGTGACCGACGCCATGGGCCGCGCCGTGGAGATTCCGGACCGGGTGGAGCGGGTCATCTGTTCCGGCTCGGGCTGTCTGCGCCTGCTGGCCTACCTTCAGGCCCAGGATCTGGTCGTGGCCGTGGATGACATCGAAACCAAGCGCAACCAGTTCGACGCCCGTCCCTATGCTCTGGCCAGTCCCCGGCTCAAGACCATGCCTATTTTCGGACAGTTCCGGGGGCAGGACAACCCCGAGCTGATTTTAAGCCTTGATCCCCAGCCCCAGGTCATCTTCAAGACCTACGCCGGCATGGGGCACGATCCCGAGGAATTGCAGGCCAAGACCGGCCTGCCGGTGGTGGTGCTGGACGCGGGTGATCTGGGGGCGGGGCGCGAGCGGTTCAACGCGGCCCTGCGCCTCATGGGCGCTGTTGTCGGCAAGAGCGAGCGGGCCGGGGCGCTCATCTCTTATTTCGACGCGGCCATCGCCGACCTGGCCGGCCGCACCCGCGACATCCCGGACGACAAACGTCCCTCCGCCTACCTGGGCGGAGTGGCCTACAAGGGGCCGCATGGGTTTCAGTCCACCGAGCCGACCTATCCGCCCTTCGCCTTTGTCGGTGCCCGCAATCTGGCCCATGATCAGGGCGGGGCGGGCAAGGATCTGAGCAACACGGACGTGGCCAAGGAACAGATCGTGGCCTGGAATCCGGAATTTTTGTTCGTCGATCTGTCCACCCTGCAGATGGGCGAGGCCGCCGGTGGGCTCTTCGAGCTGCGCGCGGACCCGGCCTACGCCACGCTTACGGCGGTCCGCGAGGGTCGGGTTTTCGGCGTGCTGCCCTACAACTGGTACGCCCAGAATTACGAATCCATCCTGGCCAACGCGTATTTCATCGGCAAGACGCTGTATCCGGATCGCTTCGCGGACATCGACCCCGTGGCCAAGGCCGATCAGATCTACGGATTTGTCGTGGGCAAGCCGGTTTTCGGAGCCATGAACCAGACCTTTGGCGATCTCGTCTTTACCCGGCTCAAGGTGCGCTGATGCACGCCGATCACGGCCATGTGCCCGAGGAATATCGTCGTTATCTGGGCTGGAAGTTTCTGATCATCGCCGTGGCCGGACTGGCCTTGCTCCTGGCCCTGGTGCTGTCGTTGGGGCTGGGCGCGGCCAAGGTTCCCGTGGCCGATGTCCTGGCCAGCCTGACCGGGTTGGGCGCCTCGCCCCGCGTGGACGCCATCGTGCGCGGCATCCGCCTGCCCCAGGCCCTGGCGGCCGTGGTCGCCGGCGGCGGCCTGGCCGTGGCCGGCGCGGTCATGCAGGCTATCTTGCGCAATCCGCTGGGGTCGCCGTTCACCCTGGGCATTTCCCATGCCGCCGCTTTTGGCGCGGCTTTCTCGGTCATGGTGCTGGGGTCCGGGCTCATGACCTCGGGCCAGCGGGCCGTGACCATCGTCGAGCCCTATGTCACCACCCTGGCCGCCTTCGTGGCCAGCCTGGGCGCCTCGGCCGTGATCATCGCCATTTCCAGGCTGCGCGGAGCCCGGCCCGAAACCATGGTCCTGACCGGCGTCGCCCTGGGCGCGCTGTTCACCGCCGCGACCATGTTCCTGCAATACTTCGCCACGGACGTGCAGCTGGCGGCCATGGTCTTTTGGACCTTTGGCGACACGGCCAGGGCATCCTGGTCCGAGCTGGGCATGATGACCGCCACCACCGCACCCTGTTTTCTCTATTTCTGGGCCAAAAGTTGGGACTACAACGCCATGGACGCCGGCGACGAGACCGCCCGGGGCCTTGGCGTGCGCGTGGAACGCGAACGCATGGTCGGCATGTTCCTGGCCAGTCTGGTCACGGCCGTGCTCATCGCCTTTCTGGGGATCATCGGTTTTGTCGGACTGGTCATCCCGCACATGTTCCGGCGCGTCATCGGCGCGGATCATCGTTTTTTGCTGCCCGCGTCCCTGGTGGGCGGGGCGCTGTTGCTGCTGATTTCGGACACGGCGGCCCGTCTGGCCCTCAAGCCGCATCTGCTGCCGGTGTCGGTCCTGACCGCGTTTCTGGGCGCGCCGACCTTTTTGTACCTTATCATCCGGGGGCGGCGGCCATGATGCTTTCTGTTTGCAACGTGCATTTCACCTACAACAGCCATCCGGTCTTGGCGGATATCGATTTTTGTCTGCGCCGAGGCGAGCTGCTGGCCATTCTCGGCCCCAACGGCGTTGGCAAGACCACGCTTCTCAAATGCATGAACGCCATGCTCCGTCCGACCCTGGGCTCGATTCTGATCGACGAGCACGATATCCTGAGTCTGTCTCCGCCGCATATCGCCCGCGACATCGGCTATGTCTCCCAGAAATGCGAGGTCTCGCGCCTGACGGTTTTCGACGCCGTGCTCATGGGCCGCATTCCGCACATCCGCTGGCGCGCCGGCGAAGCCGATCTGACCAAGACCGACGCCGTCATCCACACCCTGGGCCTGTCCGGTCTGGCCATGCGCTACATCGACACCTTGAGCGGTGGCGAGCTGCAAAAGGTGTCCATTGCCCGCGCCCTGGTCCAGGAACCGTCGCTGTTGTTGCTGGACGAGCCGACCAGTGCCCTGGATCTCAGGAACCAGGTCGAGATCATGGCCCTCATCCGCCGCGTGGTGGACGAGCACCATATCGCGGCGGTCATGACCATGCACGACCTGAACATGGCCCTGCGCCACGCCGACCAGACCATTTTTTTGAAAAACGGGACCATCCACGCCCTGGCCGAGCCCGACGCGGTCACACCCGAGACCATCGAGCAGGTCTACGGCCTGCCGGTGCGCATCCACCGTATCGACGGCCAACCCGTGGTTTTGCCCCAAAACTGAAGGAGACCCTCATGTCCTGCCAAATACCCGAAGACCGTATCAACGCCACCATCGCCTTTCACGGCCACAGCTGTCCCGGTCTGGCCATCGGTATCCGCGCCGCCGAATTGGCCCTGAGTACCCTTGATCATCCCACGGATTCAGAAATTGTCGCCGTGGCCGAGACCGACATGTGTGGCGTGGACGCCATTCAGTTTTTGACCGGCGCGACCGTGGGCAAGGGGAATTTTATTCATCGTGATCATGGTAAAATGGCGTTTTCGTTTTTCCATCGCGGCACGGGAAAAGGGTTTCGCGCTGTTCTGCGGCCACGGGCCAGGGGCAGCATCGATGGGGAGATGAATGTACTGATGCGTAAGGTTTATGGTGCCGATGCCACGGACGAGGAGCGCGAACGTTTGACCGTGTTGCGCCAGGATATCCAGGATCGGTATATGTCTTTGCCGTTGGAGGAGCTGTTCGATGTGACGGAACTTGAGGATGGTCTGCCTCGGCCGCCCAAGATTTTGCAGAGTCTTGTTTGTGAACATTGCGGGGAGATGACCATGGAATCGCGTACCCGGCGCTTTGCCGGTCAGACTCTGTGCATTCCGTGTTTTTCCAAGGTCGAACAGAAGATTTAAGGAAAAGGTATTGGGCGTGGGGCGCTGCCCCACGTCCCGCCAGGGGCGCGACCCCTGGACCCGTTTCGGGCGAGGGTGCTCGTTTTTTTGGCCCGTGGGCCGGAATGGCAACCGCGTCGTTTTGTGGCCAGGAAATCGAGGGGCCATGTGCACGCAATCCGTGACGCCTCGTGACGGCGCGGTCAGGGCCGCGCATGGCCAAATCGCGGCCAAAAAAGGCACGAATTTTTATTTCGTGTTCTTTTGGGCGAATAATTTTTGGATGAGTTGGCAAAACTGGCGCTTGCCAGGAGCTCACGAACTAGCGCCGCTTTGTGGCGCGCAACATTTTGGGGGATTACCAATGCTTCGTTTCGCCGTGCTTGTTGTTTGTCTGCTTTGCGCATCACCCGGATGGGCGGAAGAACCCGTCAACGCCACGACCATGGACGAGATGCTCGTTGTCGGAGAAAAATTTGTCGCCCCCACCAAGCAGGCCAACGAGCAGGTCTATACGGGTACGGAAATCACCGCCAGCGGTCTCGCGCTGTCTGGAACCAAGGCCGAAACCAGTGTCTACGAGGCCATGGACATGTTGCCGGGATTCCAGTGTGAAAGCGTCGATCCCCTGGGCCTGGCCGCCGAGCAGAAAAATACCCGAGTGCGCGGGGTGCGCGGCTTCCTGGGCTCCATGACTGTCGAGGGCGTGCCCAATTGGGGCGGCAATCCCATGGGACCGCGTGAATATATTTACGACATGGAGAATTTCGAGAGTCTGGCCGTATACAAGGGCGCCATCCCAGCCGCCCTGGGCACGGGCGTGGGCGCGCGCGGCGGCGCCGTGGAATTGCGTCCGCAATGGCCCGAGGAAGAGTGGGGCCTTGATCTGGACGCAAGCGTCGGCGGCAACGCCTACAACCGCGTCTATTCCCGCGTGGACACGGGCAACCTTTGGGTGACGGATACGGCCATGAGTCTTTCGGCGTCCCAAACCAACGCCGACAAATGGAAAGGCCCCGGTGACCTGGGACCACGCACCAACGTCAATTTCATGATTTCCCAGCCGTAT containing:
- a CDS encoding formylmethanofuran dehydrogenase, with the protein product MSCQIPEDRINATIAFHGHSCPGLAIGIRAAELALSTLDHPTDSEIVAVAETDMCGVDAIQFLTGATVGKGNFIHRDHGKMAFSFFHRGTGKGFRAVLRPRARGSIDGEMNVLMRKVYGADATDEERERLTVLRQDIQDRYMSLPLEELFDVTELEDGLPRPPKILQSLVCEHCGEMTMESRTRRFAGQTLCIPCFSKVEQKI